The Nymphaea colorata isolate Beijing-Zhang1983 chromosome 11, ASM883128v2, whole genome shotgun sequence genome includes the window ACCGAGGGTTAACCCTCGAGCAAAACCCTCAGGCGAATTTCTGCTTCTGGTCATTGCAGTGGCGCTTGCTCGATGACCGCCACCATCGCTATATGAGTCTATCGATGAGGCTCTAAAATTAATAGATAACAACGACATTAAAGTTAATGAACAACAAGGAACACTATATTTAAGTGTTTAATTTATTACTGTTCagagaaaaataatgagaaaaaagtgatttatcggagaaaaaaataatgagaaaaaggtgATTTATCATGATGGGCggttgaaaaaaagaaaaaaataaaaaataaaatttagtttatatttttttttcttatttttttctctacCATCTGTCATAATTAATCTACTGTCATTATAAGTAAGCTGGCTAACTCTAGTTATCTAAAGTCACcactcaattttcttttatatatatatatatattaatgagATGACTGACACATTTAGAAGATTATAAGGTAATGCTGCACATGCCATcacctctctctcacacatgcTCACGCACACCCACATACATAATGTATATAATCACACATGTATACACAATATATACACTGAGTTGGCTAAAGCATTTGAATGTAAAATTAATGTGGCCGAAGGAGATCAGACGGAAAGTACACACGTACATGAGTGGCTCATCCGAAAGTGGCATCTACCTTCTCAGATGACGAccaactttgtttttttcccaaaataatTCAAGTGTCATTGTCAGGAAACGGGTTGAATTATACATTAGCTCCACTGacgtcaaagaaaaaaaaaggggcgAGATTATCTGCACTGAAACTTTTAATCGAAGGTTTTCACTGATTTGTCAGTGGTTAAAATTAAGAATCAAGCACCGAAAATATTGTGAACTTAACAATCAACCACTCACTGAAAAGATACACACGTTTGCTCTAATACAATGCTTATACATCATTCGACCCATAACTAGAGGCTGTTTACCTGTCATTCTTATTATGGTGTCAATGAtcgaattatatatatatatatataggttcaagaaaagaacagatcTATTTCATATAAGTGTTGATCTTATTCatgcaaaaaaattatgaaggaTGACGGCATCAAGATCTGGCGGTGTCAGCTGGGGCAtgcttcaattttatcaaagtcAAGCAAAGAGAAGACATTTCGCCGTTTACTTAACAACAATTGACGTGGAAATTAGCTTGGTGGGGATACTTAATTTCAATTTAAAGCAAACGATGGCCTGTTTCCGTGGGCCTTCATGTCAacggcaaggaagagaagaccTGAGGCAGAAACGTCACCTTAGCATGTAAATTTTGTTACTTTCTGACCAGGCCTTGAAAAGATATTGACTCTCTTTGCACTCGAGGCAGTTAGCGAAGCAAAACGAAAGCGTGTAATTGCTGGGTTGAAAAGATACTGGCTAAAATTGCATTCGGacaatttgatcttttaaagtgaGTGAGAAGGCTAAGTATATGTTCGGCCCTCCGGCAGGGCCTGATAGGGCGCGCCCACAGGGTGGGGGGCAGCTTCCATGCCCTCCCCCTTCAGGGCTGAAGACAGAAGACGCCGTTGAGCATTTAAAAATGCAAATCATGTCATTTGCTAGACGTCGAGCGAGAGCGAATTTATATGTTATTTAATGTGTACAACAGTACAGTACCATGGAAGTTTCCACCAAAATCTATTATAAATAAGGGCTTCGCTCTGGAGTATAGGGTAGCATATCAAGTATTCGTCGTGAGATTACAAGTGAAACCTTTCTGCGTGAGCACACGAGTGTGTGGAGCAAGGGATTGAGTGGGGGTCTTGCATGCTTCATTCAACATGAGCGTGTTCTGTTGATGGACAGCGTACTCTGCGTCCAGTTTGTGAGTCAAGATGGACCTTGCGGCTGCATACTGGTCGGCCTTGTTTCGGTTAAGAGGTATGCGTATTTGGCTTCTCCATCAGTTACTTTATTGATGCGTGAGTGAGTGGAGACTTTTGTTGTGTTTTTCCTTGGAATCATTTGGCGGCTCGGTAAGAAGTTCTACCAAAGTTTGTTGCATCGACTGTTTCCTACGCTTAGCGCATGAATATATGTCTGTGAGTGTCCTCTGCAACAAAGAGTTGCTTTTTGAAACTGAATTTTAGATTTGATTTAAGTGGGTGATTGATCTAATTCAAATTTTACTACAGATTGTAAATAATTCCCTAACTAATTAGATGGTTAATTATCTCCATGCGCATGCAAGCATAATGTTTCATGGAGAACATGTTTGTTATAGGCATTTCTGCGGAGACACTTTGGCCCACCTCTTCGCTTCGCCCCTTTGTTGCAGCGGCAATTACTAGTAACTTGTGTGTGTCTGTGGAGGCAATTGCCCACAGACACCACATAACGTCATACATGAGTTTCGGCAGTTCTCAGTTCAAAAGCTAAACTAGATAAACATCCGTTGCTTGATCAAACAAATGGTTATAAAAGCTTCGCTCTAATTCGATAATTAAGGTCTGCAATGTTTTGCACCTATGAATCAATAAATATAGTTTCGCATAGTTTTTTATTTGCTCAATATCCTAggctttaaatttcaaataaagcAACTTCACACATTTAAAGCCATTCAGATACACCCAACAGATGCAGCAGTTCCGCCACAGGAAAATCTGCCATAGCAACTGCTTCatcatttgttttgaatttcGAGCTACACAAGTTGATGATCGCTCTTGCTTTCTAGTTTGGTTTGAATAGTCAAGTACatatttttgcaaatttcaCACCTCAAAACTTTCGGAAGCCTATACAGATCAAATTGATACCAATGTTAAAAGACAAATATGCGATATTATCTAGGGGTGGCAGATGCTAACACTCTTGGTGCGGTTGTGTCGTGATAGATTGTATCTACTggatgaattcaaatatgaagttAGGGTCTACCAGTGGCCCTCTGGTGTGCAATGGTTCGGAGGAAGTTGCAGAAATAGATCAGAAAGCACTGTCACCACCAAAGAACCAGTCAGCAGTACTCGTAAGAGACGGGCATGGGCGGTCAGTTAGGCATGGCCACGGGTGCTCGGGGGAGGAAGTTGCAGAAAAACCAGGCACTAGATGCTTTAAGTATGACGCGTTCATTAGTTTCAGGGGTGAAGATACACGTAATGGCTTCACCAGCTATCTAAACAAGGAACTGCAAAGTCATGGCATTAACACCTTCATTGACAGTGAAAGCCTGGCAGTAGGCCAAAGAATCAGCCATCTGTTGAAGTGCATCGAGGAGTCCAAGATCTTTGTGCCGGTCTTCTCTAAGAGCTATGGGGACTCCAAATGGTGCTTGAAGGAGATAGCTAAGATGGTGGAGATCAACAAGAAGGAAGGAGAAAACAGGCCCATAATTCCCATATTTTATGATGTTCATCCTTCTGATGTCAAGAATTGCAGGGCATCATTTGAAAAGGCTTTCCAAAAGCATCGACTTGATGAGCAATTAGATGACAAGGATATCAAGGAGTGGGAATCCGCCCTAAGAGAAGCAGGAAACATTTCTGGCTATCTCCGTGAAGCCGAAGGGTAATTCTCTCTATCTTTCCGTCTTTCCATCTATCTCCACGCCTGCATCCATGTGACCTTaacagaaaaaattatatttttttttcttcttttgggaaGCTTGGAAATGGTTTTCTACCATGTAATATGGATTCGAGATTAACAGAAATAACATACAATATAATATTGGTACCATCAGATTTTGCAATATTAAACTTGGATTTAACAATCTCTTTTATTCATGTTTGCATTGCAGGAGTGAGGCAGATCTGACCTCGCTTGTACGTGCAAGGATCTCTAGTATATTGAGCAAAGTTCCTTTGGATGTAGAGCCTGTAGGGATAGATTCCCAATTACATAATCTCAAGCAAATGCTGGAAAGAGGAACAGATGGTGTTTGCATGATCGGAATATGCGGTCTAGGTGGAATGGGCAAGACCACAATCGCTATGGACCTTTATAATCAGCTCTATCCTACATTTGAAAGCAGTTGCTTCCTCTCAAACATCATAGAACATGAGAACAGGGACGGCTTACCCTCTTTGCAAGCGAAGCTCATGAAAGAGGTTTTAAAAGAAACCATGAGCATAGACAATGTCAGAGAAGGAGTTAGCTTGATAAAACGAAGGCTTGGAAGCAGGAAAGTTCTCTTGATTTTGGATGACGTGGATCATACACGTCAACTCGAGGCTTTCACTGCTAACCGTtgggaaaaggagaaagagtgGTTCGGTGCAGGAAGTAAGATCATTGTGACAACAAGGAACGCAGAGGTTCTTCTCCAGCATGGATTGCAAGAAAAGTacatttattttcttgaagGATTGAACGCAGAGCACTCACTGCAGCTATTTTGTCGCCGTGCATTTGGCAGCAACCAACCATTGACAGGATTCGGTGAGCTATCTCAGGAAATTGTGAAGGTAGCAGGGGGCCTGCCGCTGGCACTGGAAATTTTTGGCTCACACTTTAGTTTCCTGAAGGAAAAACGAGAGTGGGAGGAAACTCTGAGAACATTGAAAAGCGAACAGGATAAGGAAGTTCACGAGAGACTGAGAATAAGCTACGAAGGCCTGAATGACAGAGAAAAGTGTGTCTTTTTGGACATTGCTTGTTTCTTTATCGGAGAGTACAGAGAATCTCCAGTTTACATGTGGGAGGGTTGTGGTTGGAATCCGCACCTCGCACTTGAAGTTCTCCAACACAGGTGTCTTATTAAAATCGACGGGTTTAATTGCTTTGTTATGCACGACCAAATTCGAGACATGGGAAGAATGATTGCTGATCAAGGGAGCCACAGGGCAGATCCTCTCACGCACCGCAGCAGGTCATGGAGCAAGGATCAAGTATTGCAGGTACGAGCTTAACTTGATCATTTCTGCCTTGTTTTATGATCGGTTGAAAAGTTATACCTCATCAAGGTGAGCTCTTATGGACACCACATCAAGGAGCTTAGTGCAACCTAGCAAGGCCCTTTACAACTTTGAGGTTTGATCCGCGTAGCCACTGTTACATTTTTGTGTGTTATTCCTTTGGGTTGGAGTCAGTGGCAAATGCTatactcaagttgaaggtgTAATGTAGGCCCTCTCACACCTCGAAACAAGCCACAATCTTAGAGACATAAGGGTATTACCATTCGGTTTTTACACGAAAAGTGGCTTCTTAAGTAAGCATGAACGGTGTAATGTAAGTCCTCCCATACCCCGAAACAAACCAAAACCTTAGAGTAATGGACTCCAAAATCTTACTTTGAACTCATAAGGAAACTTATCGAGACTCTGTTAATTTCTTGGAATTTGGCTACTTTTACACGGGCTGACGCCAGTACTGCAAAGTCATAGATCTCTCTATTTCCGACCGCCGTATTGTCTAATTCATTTTTGGGCAGACGATTTGCTAATGGTTCTTCTAAATAGTCTTTGTCAACGCTGGTTTTAGGTTGAACTTGGGAACCACGACCTCCATGGCGTCGACTTATCCACAGTTGCAGGTGAAAAGCTTTGGAAGGTAATAATGGCGGCAATGCCTAGGCTCCGGATGATCACTGGTGCAACTGAAGGTGCAGTTGAAGATAAAGGAGAGATTGTTCGTCTGCCAGGTAACGCACGATGGTTCAGTTGGAAGTGGTGTTCTTATGAGACGCTCACGTTTCAGAACAGCCGGCATGAGCAGCTCATCGTCCTCGACCTatccaacggtcgccttcaacACTTCGGGTCGCGCATGGTTAGTGAATCCTGCTGCTCATGAGATACCTTAgttcttcttttaatttcagTGTTATGTCtcgttaaaaaaataatatttatcaAAGAAGATCATCtattccttttttccatttaagtcAATAGACGTTATTGCCAATTTCAAGTCATGTAACTTTTCAGAAAAGCTAGGTTTTGGCAAAACAACAATAGCATACAAATCTGTATTGAGAGAGACTAATGGTGAAGTCAGCTGCAGTACaggttctatatatatatatatatatatatatatatatatatatatatatatatatatatatatatatatatatatatatatatatatatatatatatatatatatatatatatatatatatatatatatatatatatgtacacacacacacacattatcaTGTTTCTTATGATAATGTGTTGGTCATGCTTATTTACAATAAAACATGTTCTGCTAAAGAGATCAGGGTGTAGGTGAATTTTATTCATGAAATTGGGCAAGAAAAATCACATACAAAACAGGTTTAACATACAAAGCCATTAGTGGATTCTGCATTCAAGTGGGTGCTCATTAAGAAAGGCAAAACCATGTGCAGGCATTTCCAGAGCTGAAGGTCCTCGATCTAACTTGGTGTATCAATCTTATACGGACTCCAGATTTCACTTATCTCCCGTCCCTGGTGAAGCTTGTGTTTGACTACTGTGTCGCGTTGATCGAGATGGACGAGTCGATCGGGCATCTTGATAAGCTGGTGAAACTGAGTATGGAGGGATGCAGTAAACTAAAAGGACTGCCTGCTGCACTCTGTAAGCTGAGATCACTTGAATATCTTGATCTTTCCGGCTGTGAGAAGGTTTCGTGTTTGCCGGATCAAATAGGGGACTTGAGGTCCCTAAAATATCTTAACCTTGAAGAGATGGGGATATCTTATCTACCCGATTCCATTGTAAGGATGCAACTTCTTGAAAATCTCGACCTCCATGGTTGCAAGAGAATTTCTTCTCTGCCGAAACAAATAGGGGACTTGAATTCCCTAAAATATCTTGGTCTTAGCCAAACGCAGATATCAGATATACCCGACTCCATCGGAAGACTTCAGTCACTTGAACAACTCGACCTTGCGGACTGCAATTACTTGAGAGAGATACCTGATTCAGTAGGAGCCCTCGAGAGTCTCTCACAGTTGACATTGAAGCGGTGCAAGCTCTTGGAACAATTACCAAACTCCGTGAGAACGTTGACATCTTTAAAGAAGTTGGACATTCGCAACTGCCAATCACTAACAGAAGTCCCTGATTCATTGGCACACTTGAAGAACATGTTTGAATTATCTCTTGAAGGTTGCATCTTGTTGGAGAAAGTACCGAGTCCCATCGTAAAGTCAATCCCACGTGTACATGGTGAGCTCCATCTCAATGGTCTTAAATCACTGAGGAGACTGCCTGCTTCTCTGGGCAATATGATGAGTATCCGTAGACTGAGCTTCCGTGACTGTGAATCACTTGAAGAACTACCACAATCCATTATCAGGTTGACGTCTTTGGAGGATTTAGACCTTTCTGGTTGCACTTCACTAAGAAGGTTACCAAAATCAATAGGAAACTTCAGGAATCTAAGGCATTTGAGCCTGAAGCAATGTCGATCACTTGAGGAACTGCCAGATTCCATTGGCAGGTTGAGATGCTTGAGAGTGCTCCATATTTCTGGTGGAATGTCAGTGAAGAGGGTGCCTGACTTTATAGGAAAGCTGAAGAAGCTTCTCGAGTTGCATCTGAGGGAGATTGAAGAAATATCGGTTCTCGTTGGTGGCCTTCCCCAACTGGCCGAAATATATGTAGAAGATTGCCCGAAGTTGGAGTCGATCCCTCAGCTTCCCTCCTCTCTTGACCATCTCTCAGTTCTACGTTGCTCTGCCCTCACCCACTTGTCTGGCCTTGAGAGATTGAAGTCTTTAAAAAAGTTAACATTGACCCACTGTGACGGCTTGGGGCGCGGCTTCATGGAGAAATTATCACAGGTACGTACATTCCAACTTTCATTCAATTGTTGATTGCTCTGATATATCTAATGTCGCAGATCTACTTCAGATGGATCGATTGGTCAATGAGATTATGGACAGGCTTGTGTTAATCTGGTGACTGTAACATTTGTAGGCGTCGTTTGAACAGTTGGATGGCTTCCTGGTTTCCGGAGTAAGCGAGGGATCGGACTTGGTATTTTGGCTTCCAAAATGGCAACTCAGGCAACCAGTTAAAGCGCGGCTGATTTGCTCGACCGAGGAGGCCGACTGCAACACTTCACAGATTAACGTCTGTGTCCAAGTAAAGGTAGGAGGAGAGATCGTCACTGAGAGTAGATGGGAAGCAGTAAAATTTGAGGAACTAATTGGGCGCAAGAAGCTTGAGAAGTGGGGGGTGGAAGGCAAGGTTTTTTATGCGATCGAGTGCtttgaagaagatgaggagaCTTTCAAGTATGTGAAGGAAGGACAGGCGACATTGAGGGTTCCAACAGCTTACGACGATTACCTGCTGAAGGCAGCCTACTTTGCAATTCTTTGATTCTGTGGCAAATCTTTATTAATTGTAATAATGAGAGGACAGGTCGATCGTAACTCTGCTGTGACAGTGTTTCGTAGATGTTTTTGCGCGTGCTTGAGGTCCGTGGTGTTAGTCCGTCTGTTGATCGCTAGGTGAGTTTGTTTCTTGTAAGTAATTTATTTATAAGGGCATATGCTTATTGGAGTTGAGGAGGTGTGCATGCTACAGTTGCTCTTCTACATAAATTGTTAACGTTTCATTAAGCAAATTTCTGCTGAGTTTGCAATTGATCGTGCTGAAACTTTGTCGAAGCTTCTTTACAGTGAATTATATCATTCTTCGTGATCGAATTAGCAAAAGTCTTGTCCTTATCACCTTCCAAAAATTTCCGATTTCTTAACGTACCATCAATTTAGTATATACCCCTCCCATGAAATCTCCCTTCTGAATGTTGATGAAAAGACTAGCTCTGATTTCCCTCACCAAGTCATCATATCTTGCTTCTCTGTTATCGAATACAGTTAACTTTCTGCTAGAGCTTGAGATATGCCTTGCTATACCGgccaacatttttcttgttgcataAAATATCTTTCAGTCATCATCTTGCATATATATTAAGTGCAGAACCTTACAGATGT containing:
- the LOC116263605 gene encoding disease resistance protein TAO1-like; this translates as MKLGSTSGPLVCNGSEEVAEIDQKALSPPKNQSAVLVRDGHGRSVRHGHGCSGEEVAEKPGTRCFKYDAFISFRGEDTRNGFTSYLNKELQSHGINTFIDSESLAVGQRISHLLKCIEESKIFVPVFSKSYGDSKWCLKEIAKMVEINKKEGENRPIIPIFYDVHPSDVKNCRASFEKAFQKHRLDEQLDDKDIKEWESALREAGNISGYLREAEGSEADLTSLVRARISSILSKVPLDVEPVGIDSQLHNLKQMLERGTDGVCMIGICGLGGMGKTTIAMDLYNQLYPTFESSCFLSNIIEHENRDGLPSLQAKLMKEVLKETMSIDNVREGVSLIKRRLGSRKVLLILDDVDHTRQLEAFTANRWEKEKEWFGAGSKIIVTTRNAEVLLQHGLQEKYIYFLEGLNAEHSLQLFCRRAFGSNQPLTGFGELSQEIVKVAGGLPLALEIFGSHFSFLKEKREWEETLRTLKSEQDKEVHERLRISYEGLNDREKCVFLDIACFFIGEYRESPVYMWEGCGWNPHLALEVLQHRCLIKIDGFNCFVMHDQIRDMGRMIADQGSHRADPLTHRSRSWSKDQVLQVELGNHDLHGVDLSTVAGEKLWKVIMAAMPRLRMITGATEGAVEDKGEIVRLPGNARWFSWKWCSYETLTFQNSRHEQLIVLDLSNGRLQHFGSRMAFPELKVLDLTWCINLIRTPDFTYLPSLVKLVFDYCVALIEMDESIGHLDKLVKLSMEGCSKLKGLPAALCKLRSLEYLDLSGCEKVSCLPDQIGDLRSLKYLNLEEMGISYLPDSIVRMQLLENLDLHGCKRISSLPKQIGDLNSLKYLGLSQTQISDIPDSIGRLQSLEQLDLADCNYLREIPDSVGALESLSQLTLKRCKLLEQLPNSVRTLTSLKKLDIRNCQSLTEVPDSLAHLKNMFELSLEGCILLEKVPSPIVKSIPRVHGELHLNGLKSLRRLPASLGNMMSIRRLSFRDCESLEELPQSIIRLTSLEDLDLSGCTSLRRLPKSIGNFRNLRHLSLKQCRSLEELPDSIGRLRCLRVLHISGGMSVKRVPDFIGKLKKLLELHLREIEEISVLVGGLPQLAEIYVEDCPKLESIPQLPSSLDHLSVLRCSALTHLSGLERLKSLKKLTLTHCDGLGRGFMEKLSQASFEQLDGFLVSGVSEGSDLVFWLPKWQLRQPVKARLICSTEEADCNTSQINVCVQVKVGGEIVTESRWEAVKFEELIGRKKLEKWGVEGKVFYAIECFEEDEETFKYVKEGQATLRVPTAYDDYLLKAAYFAIL